One genomic region from Esox lucius isolate fEsoLuc1 chromosome 24, fEsoLuc1.pri, whole genome shotgun sequence encodes:
- the LOC117593995 gene encoding serine/threonine-protein kinase D3, which translates to MGDLYINPTIVVKRDRETNEDDRWKDHQIRVAVRRRFSVGKALGHPWLQDFQLWCDLREFEKKMGCWYLTHEGDDERWRHHAQERGLVFPSHLTWTPWQDDSL; encoded by the exons ATGG gtgATTTATATATAAATCCTACTATAGTAGTAAAGAGAGATCGCGAGACAAACGAAGATGACAGGTGGaaagaccatcagattagg GTTGCAGTGAGACGTAGGTTCAGTGTGGGAAAGGCCCTGGGACATCCCTGGCTACAG GACTTCCAGTTGTGGTGTGACTTGAGAGAGTTTGAGAAAAAGATGGGCTGCTGGTATCTGACCCACGAAGGAGACGATGAGCGCTGGAGACACCATGCCCAGGAGAGGGGCCTGGTCTTCCCCTCTCACCTCACATGGACCCCTTGGCAGGACGACAGCCTGTGA
- the LOC117593996 gene encoding carcinoembryonic antigen-related cell adhesion molecule 5-like produces MVHSWFCVLLLLNTLIYCGHSQDLPRASVKIVSPQEPLYTGDRVTLQCYIPEYTDWTYVWYKDNELLPIETSKTTTISLPNNAGQYQCQGKRTDQPQSSYMSPNHPISVTALPTASVSVSPQGLLYSGETVTLQCDISDYTDWTYWWYRNELQSPCSASKTITSLSDQASQYQCQGRRTDRPQSSQRSDYLNISITGEFTISISRL; encoded by the exons ATGGTTCATTCCTGGTTCTGTGTTCTACTCT TACTGAATACCCTCATCTACTGTGGTCACTCTCAAG ATCTGCCCAGGGCCTCAGTGAAGATAGTCTCGCCTCAGGAGCCACTGTACACAGGAGACAGAGTCACTCTACAGTGTTACATACCAGAATACACAGACTGGACTTATGTCTGGTACAAAGATAATGAACTCCTTCCCATTGAGACCAGTAAAACCACCACCATCTCTCTCCCTAACAATGCTggtcagtaccagtgtcagggGAAGAGGACAGATCAGCCCCAGTCATCATATATGAGTCCTAATCACCCCATCAGTGTTACTG CTCTTCCAACAGCCTCAGTGAGTGTCTCTCCTCAAGGTCTCCTCTACTCTGGAGAGactgttactctgcagtgtgacatatcAGACTACACAGACTGGACATACTGGTGGTACAGAAATGAACTACAGAGTCCTTGTTCAGCTTCTAAAACCATCACCAGTCTGTCTGACCAGGCgagtcagtaccagtgtcagggGAGAAGAACAGATCGTCCCCAGTCGTCACAACGCAGTGATTACCTCAACATCAGTATCACTGGTGAGTTCACTATTAGTATTTCTAGGTTGTGA